In Gemmatimonadaceae bacterium, the following are encoded in one genomic region:
- a CDS encoding folylpolyglutamate synthase/dihydrofolate synthase family protein, translating to MDSGLTSYRSALDALFARTGATSKYGLERTFEFLRLLGNPQQRIKTFHVAGTNGKGSVVATLYALLRSRGIRVGRYMSPHLIDFRERIVVDDNAIGEQYVLGFLDRWGPSAERLGATFFEITTCMALDYFASYEVDVAVIETGLGGRLDSTNVIQPLVAGITSIALDHQEYLGDTEELIAREKAGIFKPGVPSVIGAMFTEARVAICRTAADAGVAAVIDATRLYQTSNVTLTANGTSFTVTHGAESADLTIGLTGMAQADNAAVALSMLHAAGSPWAVSLEEARDVLPSVLLPGRFQRVGPYILDVAHNPNGMKSFVATLAAVGVSHPATAVVGVLNDKDWRQMLSILATAADSIVLVAPPSAPPQRAWHPEEALAFAESQGISASVDPDFAHAVQTAPAAAESVLVTGSFHTVGDALLTLGETTL from the coding sequence GTGGACAGCGGCCTGACCTCATATCGCTCCGCGCTCGACGCGCTCTTTGCGCGGACGGGCGCGACTTCGAAGTACGGGCTCGAGCGCACATTCGAATTCCTGCGGTTGCTCGGGAATCCGCAGCAGAGAATCAAGACCTTCCATGTGGCCGGCACCAACGGGAAGGGAAGCGTCGTCGCCACGCTTTACGCCCTGCTCAGGTCCAGGGGAATAAGGGTCGGACGCTACATGTCGCCGCATCTCATCGACTTTCGCGAACGGATCGTCGTGGACGATAATGCGATCGGCGAGCAATACGTGCTCGGGTTTCTCGATCGCTGGGGCCCGTCGGCGGAACGGCTTGGCGCGACGTTCTTCGAGATAACGACGTGCATGGCTCTGGACTACTTCGCGTCGTACGAAGTGGATGTCGCGGTCATCGAGACGGGACTCGGCGGGCGTCTCGATTCCACAAACGTGATTCAACCGCTCGTAGCCGGCATCACATCCATCGCGCTCGACCACCAGGAATACCTCGGCGACACCGAGGAGCTGATCGCGCGGGAGAAAGCCGGGATATTCAAGCCAGGCGTGCCGTCGGTGATCGGAGCGATGTTCACCGAAGCGCGGGTGGCGATCTGTCGCACCGCCGCGGATGCGGGCGTGGCCGCGGTAATAGATGCGACACGGCTATATCAGACGAGCAACGTCACGCTGACGGCGAATGGCACGAGCTTCACGGTGACACACGGCGCCGAATCAGCGGACTTGACCATCGGTCTCACAGGAATGGCGCAGGCGGATAATGCTGCCGTCGCGCTGTCAATGTTGCACGCCGCCGGGAGTCCCTGGGCGGTGAGTCTCGAGGAAGCGCGTGACGTGCTGCCGTCCGTTCTGCTGCCGGGCCGGTTTCAGCGTGTCGGCCCTTACATTCTCGACGTCGCGCACAACCCCAACGGGATGAAGTCTTTCGTCGCGACGTTGGCCGCGGTTGGCGTCAGTCATCCCGCGACCGCTGTGGTGGGCGTGCTGAACGACAAGGATTGGCGGCAGATGCTCTCCATTCTTGCAACCGCGGCTGATTCGATCGTTCTGGTCGCGCCGCCGAGCGCGCCGCCACAGCGCGCGTGGCACCCTGAAGAAGCGCTCGCGTTCGCGGAGTCGCAGGGCATATCCGCATCGGTGGATCCGGATTTTGCTCATGCCGTACAGACAGCGCCGGCAGCCGCCGAGTCCGTTCTCGTCACCGGATCGTTCCACACGGTTGGCGACGCGCTCCTGACACTCGGGGAAACCACGCTCTAG